Proteins from one Ahaetulla prasina isolate Xishuangbanna chromosome 2, ASM2864084v1, whole genome shotgun sequence genomic window:
- the MED7 gene encoding mediator of RNA polymerase II transcription subunit 7, which translates to MGEPQQVSALPPPPMQYIKEYTDENIRKGLAPKPPPPIKDSYMMFGNQFQCDDLIIRPLESQGIERLHPMQFDHKKELRKLNMSILVNFLDLLDILIRSPGSIKREEKLEDLKLLFVHVHHLINEYRPHQARETLRVMMEVQKRQRLETAERFQKHLERVVEMIQNCLASLPEDLPHSDGGMRIKAERMDTEDSINCIGSNEQQRTISSVKKDQVLDKDANMCSIIDEMT; encoded by the coding sequence ATGGGTGAACCTCAGCAAGTGAGTGCCCTCCCTCCACCTCCAATGCAATATATTAAAGAATATACTGATGAAAATATTCGGAAAGGTTTGGCTCCTAAGCCTCCACCGCCTATTAAAGATAGTTATATGATGTTTGGAAATCAGTTCCAGTGTGATGATCTAATTATTCGACCATTAGAAAGCCAGGGTATTGAACGATTGCATCCCATGCAGTTTGATCataaaaaggaattaaggaaACTCAACATGTCTATCCTGGTCAACTTCTTAGATCTCTTGGATATATTAATAAGAAGCCCAGGCAgcataaaaagagaagagaaactggaaGATTTAAAACTGCTATTTGTTCATGTGCATCACCTTATAAATGAATATCGACCTCATCAAGCAAGAGAGACTTTGAGAGTCATGATGGAAGTGCAGAAACGTCAGCGTCTAGAAACTGCAGAGAGATTTCAGAAACATCTAGAACGAGTTGTAGAAATGATTCAGAATTGCTTGGCTTCTCTGCCAGAAGATTTACCTCATTCAGATGGAGGAATGAGAATAAAAGCTGAACGAATGGACACTGAAGACAGCATAAACTGTATTGGATCAAATGAACAGCAAAGAACAATTTCCAGTGTAAAAAAAGATCAGGTTTTGGATAAAGATGCTAACATGTGTAGCATTATTGATGAAATGACATGA